In Saccharomyces eubayanus strain FM1318 chromosome II, whole genome shotgun sequence, the genomic stretch TATTCATATGCTTTCGATCAGATAAGTAATGCATaatgttttgattttggttatatataaagaaatacGGTTTGCTTCTGCACTTTTCAGTTTTACATTAGGTAGTGGTAAAAAGGCATCTGGTCTTGGCCTTTTGACATTACTCAGTCAATGTTTGACCACCGGGCGTCTTTTCTTAGCTTGCGGCCTGTCTGATAGGCAACAATAAGTTCAACAAAGCGGCCAACAAAGACGTTTAAGCTACAAACTCACTGGTGAAGGAAGAATGTCTCTTTTCGCCGCACTGACGAATGTCCATTTCCAGCAACCATAAATTACTATAAATGCTAGTACAGCGCCAGACACAACATCGTACCAGTGATGTCTGTGGTCAACAACTCTTGAAACCATAACTACTAGCGCCAGTAGTGGGCACCAAATGTAACTTCTTGTGGTGCGGGTGGTAAACGCCTTTTGCCAAAGATACGTAAAGCCCATGGTAGATACTATAAAACTTGAATGTCCACTCGGCGTGCTTTTCAACCCTTCGTAGAGAACccatttgtttgtttgtttgcaAATATCCAACCCAAAAACAGAAGAGTCTGAATcgcttattttttgaaggtCAGGCATACATCTATCAACAAAATCGGGCCTCAGATTCCCTATAATCAATTTTAAGGCACCCGTTACGGCAGCATTGATGCTTATTATCAACATCAAGCACAATAGACTAGTGTGCATGAAGTGGAAATCCTTTGAGATGCCGTCTGGCCTCTCCCTGAGCCACGTTactttattcttttttaattgatCCTTGTCGAACATACAGCTccaaaaaacaactaaATTACTAAGCCCGACACTCAAAATCAAGCAGCCCAATGGGCCCACTAGTTCGTTAGTCACATAGCGCTTTGAGATAGTGGGGTCATCAAGACTGAATTGGATATTTTGGCCTCTAGGAACCAAAGATATCTCTGAATAGAGGAATAATATCGTACAGAGGCCCGTTATCATATACTGAAAGTAGTACAGCCTGAAGTATTCCTTATGTTTCTCATCCATCCTGACCATTGTCGGTATTTTGTGACGGCTTTCCTTTTATGCAGACTTAGTAGTTATGACTCTTGAAAGCATTgaagtttcttttcaataatggCTTTTTTC encodes the following:
- the LPP1 gene encoding phosphatidate phosphatase LPP1, producing MVRMDEKHKEYFRLYYFQYMITGLCTILFLYSEISLVPRGQNIQFSLDDPTISKRYVTNELVGPLGCLILSVGLSNLVVFWSCMFDKDQLKKNKVTWLRERPDGISKDFHFMHTSLLCLMLIISINAAVTGALKLIIGNLRPDFVDRCMPDLQKISDSDSSVFGLDICKQTNKWVLYEGLKSTPSGHSSFIVSTMGFTYLWQKAFTTRTTRSYIWCPLLALVVMVSRVVDHRHHWYDVVSGAVLAFIVIYGCWKWTFVSAAKRDILPSPVSL